TGAGCATTGAGGATGACTGTAACCTTTCTCAACCTTCCTGGTGCTAAGAAACCTTTGCAATCAATAATGTTTCCTTTCTGTTGGAAATAACTATATATGAGGTTCGTACTAAAGTCATCGTCGGCTAGCCAGAACCAATTTCTTCCCGGTGTACTTGCCTGAGAAATTAGTAGACAGATTAATGTAAAACCGAGACCtgcattaattaattaaaatctttaagcaagttatttttcttttcgtagttgggaatatatatatatatatattattcatccattttcctttcAACTATAAAGGGAAGGTCTTGGAAGCTGCAATAGGAGTAATGACAAATtgacttaactaaaaaaatgtCTAACTTGCACAAACCGCAGAGGAATTCAGAACATGGTGCCAGCCTAATCGATGGATTAGAGATTCTGCAAGGAAAAAGAaactacaaaataaattaagccCAACTTGATTGTAGTTTACACTTAACGGGGTAAAAGTCAAACCCAAAACCTCGCAGAGTTTAGAGATATGGAGCATACAAAAAAAAGCCAGCAACCCGatacaaattaagaaaaaagaatatatgTTGGGGTTAACTCCAGGAATTTGCACTAATCGTCCATTCCAGCATTAGTTTTCCCCATCATTTtactatataatcaaattaattagtcatATCTTTTGAACCAACcgcatatataattatatatataatcaaaattcttCCCTCAACTTACTTAGTTGTTAGAACATTGGGGGGAAGAAAGTCAATTGGTTGCAATTTTCTTAGAGCTCACAGCTGCCCATAAATAGACGTTAGACATACAACTAATCCTTCCATGGTTAGTCTCTCTCTCTCGCCATTTTATGAGCTTAAATCCAAAGAAAGAGACCTTAAGCAGCTCAAGGGGGAAAGTTGCATTATCTCTAAGTAGGAAGGGATCTTCAGGAGAGTGAAGAAATGGGATATGTGCTGGTGGTTTCACTTCCCATGGTGATTCTCTTCATCATGTTGAGCTTTGGTTGCTTTGTAATGGGAAGGAACAAAGGGCGACAAGAAGGGCGTGCATTGGCTGCTCAAGAACTTGGGATTAATCCTCAGTCACAGGGAATGGTTTCGGTTGTAGATGGTGTAATGGTGCCCCCAGGGACTCCTCCAGCACCACCTCCGCCTCATCAACACCCAGCATTCCCTTCTGTTCCTTCCCCTCATCAACCTGCATTCCCTTCTCCTACACCTCATCAACCCAATACCCTCTACTTGAAGCAACAAAATGGCATGATCGCTGCTTAAAAGTTCTCATGCTTTTTCATGTCGTTATGAACTAAACAAGCTCTTCATATGTATCCTTGTTGTTGATTAATTTTAACTACATTTGAGTTTGGTGTGGTTTCTTGGTTTAATAACTAATTTTCTTTGGGCTATATGTTATTGTAATCgtttgaatttttcaattttcctttttttttccctttccttttctttttggtttgaTTAATTCATCTCATTTTGTATTGTATAGATTTTTATATATCCATTCGTATCGTATGTGTGTAATAGCCCTTGCCACCTACAATTCTTGGTAAGCAGCAATTTTTGTTTCTGAGTATCGGTATTTACTTCCCTCAAAAtttaaggggaaaaaaagaagaaaagttggCCAATACTAAGTAGAGCATAAATAGAAAGAACATTTGCAAGTGGAGTGGAGTTGTatcttaataaaaataatactactAAACTACCGTAAAGTAACATCCTAGGAGAATCAGAATGTAGTGATTTGGCAGACAAATTAAAGACCTGTTCATGAGCACTTAACTCAGCGTTACTACACTTTTGTCCACTGGAAATTGACAAATGCCTGCATTGGGTTGGAAAGTTTAGCCGTGGAGGCTTGAACATTAAGCTGTATACAGTTagcaaacacattaaaaaacaCCTACCTTTCTCTTCCACTCTGTCCTCCACAGAATCTGAACCCTCACTTTATTTAAGAAGCCACAAGAAACctctttataaatatatttctccTCTTTACAAAGAGATTTCATAGGGAAAAGCTCAAAGTAAAGATGGGTTTGGTTGTAATCATCTCTCTACCACTACTTATCCTCTGCATATTACTTGCTGCGGCATATTACTTCTTCAGAAGAGCTAAACGGAGACAAGCTACTAACCCTCAGATTTATGGGGCACCAGCTCCGCCGCCTGGTGCACCTCCTCCTCCACATACCAAGCCTGACAACTTGGCCAGTGTTTGACAGGTTCCAGGAATGGATTTTATATCTCTGGGATaactttagaaaagaaaattccCTTCCCTGTACTTTATTTTACTGTAGACaagctttttgtttttttgtttgtttggttgCTTATATTTGTGTGAATTTGAGACAAACTATGTTTGGTTATCTGTGTTAAAATGATATTATCTCAGCAGGGTTAAGTTTAGGGTTGCCTTTGTCATTTGATTTTAGATTGGATTTGTTTGTGTTGCCTGCCCTGTGCACTTTTGTCACATgaaataaatggttaaaatagTGTATTTGTTGTATCCATTCTGCCtcgagtttatgtttttatattcaaattgagGTTGTTCATCTGATATCAGTATCAATTAAAAAAGGAGGGTTTCAATTTAACAGGTTGAAattataaaagctaaaaatctATTTTCTGAAGCATAATTTAGCCTGAACGTTTGATGTAGCTTAACTCAGTTATTTTATGATACTTTGCAGATAACTAAACACATACATTAACCATAGTAGTGGTTGCCGAAGTTACTAAACCATAAAACTGCAACAAaactttgattaaaataaacaattggTTGCTTTATCAAAAGAACAATCACAGCACACTATCTCAGAGAGATagtacttaaagaaaaaaaatcaaaactttctACCATGATTTAAAGTCGATTAGAGAGATGTATGTGGGAGCACGAGCGGAGTGAGTGGGTAGACGCTTACAGTTCTTTCTCAAGAAACCACATAAACAATGTTTCACTCGCAAATTGCCCATCATGTATGCCAGGCCAGATTTTCTTGCCTCTCTCAGATCCTCCAGTTGCTTGCTGCAACTTACCCCTCGAAATCTCTCTGTTTTGTTTGCTAGAACTACACCCATCTCTATTTTGAAGCCTAAAATCCTTAACATCGTCTGGTGAGCTTTGATTGCTACTTATTCAGGGGAAGTGGCTTCCAAATGCTCGAAGTTAACCATCATCAGGGTCACAGTCCAACTTTCTATCAGATGATTCTCAAAATCATGACTATCCTTCCTTTCTTTGATCTTCATAATAGTTACCTAACAACACATTGAGTGAAACAGAACTCTGCAGAGCCAATGCATCTGGTAAAGACATCAAGCAGAAATAGAGCACCGCAAAGTCGGGAATTTTTTGATAGGATACAATTTAGTAACTAGGACagtgataaaattttcactatttctCGAGTAAGAGAATATTAAACACCTGGCTCTGGTTGCCCCTTTCGCTTTGCCCCTGGAAGCAGGTCGTTACGATCATTACACTAATCATCGCTAGGCCTAAAGATTTATTTTGGcacatcattttgattttatgtcTAAAGATTTTGCATTTAGTGACGAAGGAATGGAATTCCCATCCcatgttaaattgatgttatgTTTTCAAATAACggggttttgatatttttgagtTCCCCCTTTGAATGATGTCCTGTTTTATTGTAACCAAAGATATTGCTACAGTTACATGCAGTAGTGAGTAGGGTCTGGCTCATGCGCAACACACGAACTAACGACAAAGCTCTCAAGTTTGAGAGGATATGGATATAAGAGAATCTGAAACTCACAACCAACAGTCGCCCTTTAACCAACCACAACCATCCATCTCAGCTTTCTTATCCTTCCTCCCACCACTAGTCTCCCCCTTACCCGAATCTAAAAGACTAAAACCCAACCCTCACCTTCCTCTCTTTCTTCATCATCAGCAAAGAAATATACCAGAAaatcaaaaagaagaagaaaagagatcCCCAAGATGTCTCTTACAATCCCAACTAATCTctcaaaatcaattttgaagCCAAAGCTGGAGACCCAAGTGATCCCCAAGGCTTCATCCAGATCATTGATTGTATGCTCCTCCAGCAATCCTTCCTCCGACAAATCGGCTTCACCACTCCAGGCCTTCTCAGCGGCTCTGGCTCTTTCTTCCATCCTTCTTTCAGCTCCACTCCCTGCTGTTGCCGACATTGCGGGGCTCACTCCTTGCAAAGAGTCCAAGCAATTCGCCAAGCGCGAGAAGCAGCAGATCAAGAAGCTGGAATCCTCGTTGAAGCTTTACGGCCCCGATAGCGCACCGGCTCTCGCCATCAAAGCCACCATCGAGAAAACCAAGAGACGGTTCGACAACTACGGCAAGTACGGCTTGCTCTGCGGCTCCGATGGGTTGCCTCATTTGATAGTGAGCGGCGATCAGAGGCACTGGGGTGAGTTCATCACGCCCGGCCTGTTGTTCTTGTACATCGCTGGATGGATCGGGTGGGTCGGAAGGAGCTACCTCATTGCTATAAGCGATGACAAGAAGCCAGCCATGAAGGAGATCATCATCGATGTGCCTTTGGCTACCGGTCTCATCTTCAGAGGCTTTATTTGGCCTGTCGCTGCCTACAGAGAGCTTATCAATGGTGACCTTGTTGTCAAGGACGTTTAATCTTATCTTCCTCAGGTCTCCAGCATCCCTTCAAGTTTTTTCTTGAATTCTCGACAATGATATTTCCTGTTACCAACAATGTCATTAATCATTATAATTGTTTTCTCTCATTATCTTTTGAGCATACAGAGATTGAATGGAACAACAACTAGGATGCGAAGACTGACTTTGTTCATGGAGAAAAGAGGCGTCTTGGGAAATTTCTTCTACTTGTATATGTAAAGGTTTTTTTAATCTGTGTGAGCTTATGTAATGCTAGTGTTAAAACATAATTTGGATATGATTTTTCTCTCCATCTCAATCGTTGTTACCCAAATTCATGTGACAGTAAATACAAATGTGTGCTATAAACAGGAAACTTTGAATACCATGAAATCCTATACCATCAACTTAGATGTTTAATCACACCAATGGATGACAAAACGTAAAGCAGAGATGCATATATATTTCAAGTTGAGAATAGAAGGTGAGATTTAAGGAAAGATGAGTGGTGATTCTAATGCAAACAGTCAGTCAGCCTCTTGTCTGGCTTAGTTGGGCTCCAATAGTAACATTAACTGGCCCTTCATCAACTGGCACAAACTAAATGAACAGACCGATAAGGAGGGCCAGGAACTCGACCTGCATGGCACAAAATAAATCGTCAATATCTTAAAAGTGTATGTGATAATCTACTTCAATAAAGTAGTGAAGGTTAGGTTCAGGCCTTGTTCATTCAGACATGTTAAGACTGTCTTctgaaataaagaaattagtGTTGGAAGAAGTCTTTCGGTTAGTAGTGAACCCTGTCTGAAGTTGATCATCGATGGAAACCGGACATTGTCTTCAAATAACCAAAAGACATTTGCAAATTTGGTTCCTCGTGGTTAGCCCATCTTTTTTAGCCATTGTCTGAAGCTCTATAGACCTAAAAATTGGACCTTGATCTAAGTAGCAaacatgattttctttttccttttcagcTCGTAACCCAGATTGATATCAAACCAAGTTGGGCCTGGATCATTCTAGTTCTCTTCTCATTTCTTGGTTTGGTTACCCTTGACATATTACATCCACAAGAGCAAGTACGAAACTAAAAACAAATCTAATTAGTTTACTTAATGGAATCTGAATTACGAACATGGAGTTTAAGTCCATTTCGGGTTCGAATTCCAATATttacaaccttttttttttaatctcaaaGTAGAACCCATATTCATAGAGTTTATTAGTTACATAAGATAAATGATGGCTGATGtctttaaattcaaatcaacCTTCTTTGTGTTTAGACTTTACAGTACAAAAATAATGCGGGTTTATGGGTTAATTAGGCAGTCTGAGTGATCGCAAAGGGACATAATGAGAGAGTAATTTGACTTACAGAAGTCCATAATGGTGAGTGCATTCCAACAAACCACCATGCTTTCCCTTCCTTGAGAGAAGAGAGATGGCCCAGTCCTCCATATCTCCtcatttcaaaaaatatataccTACCGCTTCACTATTGGTAACCCTAATGGGGAGCAAAAGGAAACTGGTATAAAGGTGTGAtttgattttggtattttggacAACaagtcttttcttttaaaaacaaattagctCATACTAGTTTGATTTCTTTAGGGATATTGCTTAGATTCCTTTGACAATTTTACTGCACACTTGGCAAAGTTCCTTCTTCCAAATTTTGATTCAGGGTTTCAAGGCCAATCAAAACTTCTCTTGCTTCCGTAattcaacattaacaattaTGATTATTGAATCAATTATATATCCGATACCCATAGCCAATTTAGTCTCATTcaaagttttttctttctttcaaagAAAAAGTAATGCAAAGAAAAATTAGTGTTAATTAGGTCTACCTAAGACCTCCTAATAGAAACGAATGATTCCTTCGTTGAAACAATTAAAAAGGGATGTTCAGTTTAAACAAACACATACATTAATAACACTACTACAGGTTACTGGATGTGGAAATGATTGGGTTAGGGGTTTGACTTTCTGTAGAATCCCATGTTGCATTATTTGACACCACCCACATTTTCaacacttaaaaaaaaattcctccGGTGcttaatataaattgtttttcttttttttaagtaaagggCGGGAAAGGACTAAAAAGTAGGTAAGACGTCAACGTAAGAGAATGCATGTATGTTATAGCCACATTAACCACCCTCAAGCGTACATGCGCTCAACTGGGGTTCATGATTATGGGTTTGATTCATGTTTTTGTTGGGAACCCAAAGGAAAGAATTAATGTCACAATAAGGAACCTATTACTTGATGTTAACCCGTCTTCCAACAACTTAATTATGTTAAATCATAATCTTGTTAGTTTGTAGTGTtttgggataaatctcaaaattatacatgaattatggtttaatgtgcaattgtatacataaactttaatatGGTGCAATTATACGcgtgaaactctaattgtggttcaaatgtatacttggaactttaattttgtttcaatcatacacatttaaagaaataaatacatcaatttatttttatattggataaatataattatttatgtatgtaatatataaacataaaatgatattatatcgataattgtgttaaaatttacaaaaattagatcaaatcaaaattgcatgtataaaattgcacaaaatcaaagtccatatatacaattgcacattaaaccataattcatgtataattttaggatttattccttttttataattaagatattttttatgttggatttatggtttataatttttttaatttgtaattgtcctttcaataattatattctaaaatttgaatttaaaattttcatttaaaatgcaattttaaatatgttttattttttctaattaaaaggCTCTAGtctgaaaatttaaataataatagttgtggatgtttttcttcttttgaaaATGGTTTGCTAGACTTATCTTACTTACCAGCAAATCTACTTTCCCACATCCCAAGTCGTtggtttttattgaaaatttgaatttaatataaaaatagcttttatacattattttgggcataaatttggtaattgtttacgtattgaaatttaaattttttgtccaaatttatctatatattttataattcttttcacagtgagacttaaattagataatttattcTCATATTGAAGACTGAAATTTTTTATCCATATTAGCTTGAATTAGGCAATTGTTTTCaacttggttttttttatttaattacattaaccctaaaataatggtattaaaatttctgTCAACTAATCCAATTCAATGCCCCCACGTTTCAGGTGAACTCATGAGGCAAACCAAATGTATTAAGCCAACGTAAAGCTTCCCCCaaaaaataatagattttaaaagattttcatATAATGGTGTTATATGGTAGGTAAACCAACACCACAAAAGTATTAACCCAGGGCTGACTATATAAGCAGTCATCAACATCAATTAGATAGCAATGGAGAAATTTATGCACTAATTGAAGTCATTATATAACTTAAAagatagaagaagaagaagtagtAGGAGCTAAGGGTGCTCGATTTTCAAACTTAATAAACGTCACCTTTTAAATTGGTTGCATCAACCAAAATAGGCTAAAACCAAGCTCAtgtataaaaagttaaaattatacatatacatcaTATATAGTTAATGATAAAGACCCTTTTCAAACCAAAATATGCTAAATGACCTTGAGAACCACTCTAGCCGCCACAGCGCCACCGCTACCGCCACcacctctcttttttttgtcgACTCATATTGCTgtatataaaaatgatttagagATTATATTTAAGAGGGAAATCAAGCATAGGGTGACAAAAATGCAGCctgttgtatatatataataataacctaGCATGACCACATGGACTCTCCGAAGCTAGCGTGGTCAACTACCATATCCATGTCAAAAATGGGTTTAGCTTGTGAACCCATCAGCTTGGATGAGGGTGACCCGCTATTACTCGGGCTTCCAGGGCCGAACCCATGATGTGAAAACGATGCGGTCTGCCTCACCCGGAGGTGCACCACCTCTGCCTGTGCCATGGCCAATTGGGTTTGAAGGGCGTCTATCTGCTGCTGAAGTGATGATATGGCTCCGACGCACCCGTAAACTGGATCACGTACCCTGGCATTGGCCTCGTACACCATGCTGCTAACGGCGTCGCCTCGCTGGTGAACCGGTAACTCCTGCAAGTTCGATAGCTTAATTCGGTCAGCTTGCAGGGCCTAAAAGTCAGATCTGTGTTAAGGTGCGTGCCGAAGTAAAGACCCATGGGCCAAAAAGCCGCGGTAATATGAGCTCATAGTGACATCATTTTAACAACTTCCCCTTGCATCATTTCGTATTATCAATTGAATTAGTCAAAAGTGGAAAGCattgttttaaagtttaaaacaagttcatttatatatatatttattttgtaaataaggttaaaatgatatgatatatatttaatatatatacaatgctTAAATTTGGTGGCTCAATTCCTTATTAGTTAgtcttattttaatttgaggGGACTTCTTCGGTGAAAAGACAATTTTCCTTTGGGGTCTAGAATCTACCTATTTCCAAGCAAAATATAGAGTGAAAAAAAGAAGTTGGTCAAAAAGATAGTTTATGTAATTTCCCGCTCGGCACCTAGCCAACATCTTCACGTGATCTGCGAACAGCCCTTAGAAATTTAAgcagaaagaagaagaaaaaaaaaagcaaacaaaaagttctattcatatattttttaataaatgaagtttttttaacttatttctcaaaaaaaaaaacagtaatggttagattttttaattttcatatatttaaattcgAAATTAACATATGATCTtcttatataaaaagaaattaaaatttattgtagaattaaaatatatatataatctggagaagttcaaaatgaaaagaatggAACAAAAAAGTTGTCGTTATTACCCTAAGGGGACACTATAATCTATATGGGGGCAGGAActgtttattaattttgttttaatgttaaaCAAAACAGGCTACTTAAttaagatgatgaaaaagacaaaatcatcaaaaaccccttcttctttttttataggAAGCAGCAGAAGAAGTTGAAAATGATGAGTTTGGACATACTCTGGGAATGTAAGAATGAGAGAGCACTAAACAGAGAATTATTGTCATCAAGTTAAAGCTAAGAATTATTGAATAAGGATCTCCAAAGGTCATTTTAGTTAAgcaatatattattatatatgtaaaatggtGGGTAATGAAACCTGGAGCATCTTGTTGACATTGCTAGCACCAAAGACCTTGTGCACATTAGCGAACTTCTGGGGCTCGTCTGCAGGGAAATAAGGAGCAAATACGCAGTCTTGGGCACACCTCCTCCTTAGAAGCTTGCATGCTGCGCATGGTGGAGCTGCACCTTGCTTCCGCCCGCTCTCCTTCATGCTTGCTTCCGGcgccctctctctctctctctctctctctatatatatatctatgtatgtatgtatgtatgtatgtacgtatgtatgtatgactGCCCTCTCTCAGCCAATGTTAGTACTTGCACtttcaaaatagaaaaagcTCTCCCTTCTTAAATCTGTATGCTTTCCCTCGGAGATGATGATACGATTAGAAGGATaggtgaagaagaaaatgagcgAAAGAGATCAAGATTGAGAGTGTAAAAGGAGTAGGGAAAGGAGGCGTTTTACTGGAGGGAGAAGTGGGGGGTGGTATTAAATAAGCAAATGGGCAGTGCATTTCAAATGgaccccatttttattttaaaatatatatttcataaaaagaaaagtgatcCCCTTTCACCTTACACATATTgtagaattaatattttaatcaactAATCATCGTATTAATATAACATCCACGttatatttgatataaattaaaaaattttaattatttgttttatataaaaattccgtccatataataaatattaatatatataatattttagattaacaTGATATTAAATCGGTTCgaaaatttatatgaatgacatgtacaattatattgataaattcaatgatcgaattattaaaatatttattgtgcataaatatacaaaatgatCTAATTTTATAACGATGTAAGTAGATccttcttttaataaaatataatataataaaaaaattaacacgaTGACTCATTGACAatgtataatttcataattaaatttattgtttgataaatttttttacttatttcactattaacttataaaattatatatcatcaATTCATCGATATAAATctatagatatatataaattcaataatatatatccAAATTTATATTTCGATTATAATCGAGGcgaaggcaaaaaaaaaaattaggggaccgaaattatattataatttttacgatagtaaaatgtaattttactattttaatagccaaatttttataatttaaaaaattaaatcaatttttatcattttaggattaaagtgtaaaattaactttattaatttaaaattaaaaaaattaaaggatctAAAcgaaaattatcattttaaggaAGCAAAATTCTCATATgataaatggattttaatgatgaaaataaagataTGATTTTTCCATGTATAGGTGGATTTGCtaagaatgagattaatttGGTGGGGTCCCTAAAATTTCATTGCATGTTAGCACACTCTTTAAGTAGTGTGAAAATGATGCATGTGCATGCTTGGGAGCATAACATAACAtgctaattaataataatttcagcATTAATCATTATAAGAATAGGGTTTGGccaacaatataaatatatatatgtattcatattcatatttgtGGATCCAATGCATGTCTTGGAAATCCTCACCTTTCCATCTTCATGTGATAGTGTGAGGGTGAGGtgtgaattaaaaattttaagatatatcacaatttaatttaatttttcttcttcatatgatCAAACGATGGACGCGAGCGTAGACTTTTGTAACAAAAGATTTTCGAGCTGTTAATAAAACCGGATGAGGCTCGATTTAATCTGAAACCGGttcatttgaaaaatttatcCATACAACTTTAGTCTATAAAATTTTTTGTTCATAGGCAAAGAGGCTTATTGGTCTTTGTGATTGTTGAAGTTTACATGATGAATACGAATGTCATTATtttgagttattatttttataatctcatcaataaaaaaataattttgttgatatatatattagattaacggatgtgaaaattaaaagattttaatttagaaatagAGAAGAAGAAATCCATCCCT
This sequence is a window from Gossypium raimondii isolate GPD5lz chromosome 5, ASM2569854v1, whole genome shotgun sequence. Protein-coding genes within it:
- the LOC105771172 gene encoding LOB domain-containing protein 4 isoform X1, with the translated sequence MKESGRKQGAAPPCAACKLLRRRCAQDCVFAPYFPADEPQKFANVHKVFGASNVNKMLQELPVHQRGDAVSSMVYEANARVRDPVYGCVGAISSLQQQIDALQTQLAMAQAEVVHLRVRQTASFSHHGFGPGSPSNSGSPSSKLMGSQAKPIFDMDMVVDHASFGESMWSC
- the LOC105771172 gene encoding LOB domain-containing protein 4 isoform X2, yielding MKESGRKQGAAPPCAACKLLRRRCAQDCVFAPYFPADEPQKFANVHKVFGASNVNKMLQELPVHQRGDAVSSMVYEANARVRDPVYGCVGAISSLQQQIDALQTQLAMAQAEVVHLRQYESTKKREVVAVAVALWRLEWFSRSFSIFWFEKGLYH
- the LOC105769912 gene encoding photosystem I reaction center subunit III, chloroplastic, translating into MSLTIPTNLSKSILKPKLETQVIPKASSRSLIVCSSSNPSSDKSASPLQAFSAALALSSILLSAPLPAVADIAGLTPCKESKQFAKREKQQIKKLESSLKLYGPDSAPALAIKATIEKTKRRFDNYGKYGLLCGSDGLPHLIVSGDQRHWGEFITPGLLFLYIAGWIGWVGRSYLIAISDDKKPAMKEIIIDVPLATGLIFRGFIWPVAAYRELINGDLVVKDV